In a genomic window of Candidatus Methylomirabilota bacterium:
- a CDS encoding Uma2 family endonuclease codes for MAEPGDGMAVTVKRRRFTLEEYHRMGEVGILHEDDRVELIEGEILEMTPIGSRHAATVARIHHLFSTRLGERAVVWSQSPLLLRQFESEPQPDAMLLAPRADFYANALPEPEHVRLLVEVADTSLAYDRRRKVPLYARAGIGEVWLVDLAGRGLEIHRRPAAGEYQDLHSPGRTERFTLLAFPDVAVTLPDLMR; via the coding sequence ATGGCGGAGCCCGGGGACGGGATGGCGGTCACCGTAAAGCGGCGGCGGTTCACACTCGAGGAATACCACCGCATGGGCGAGGTCGGCATCCTGCACGAGGACGACCGGGTCGAGCTCATCGAGGGCGAGATCCTCGAGATGACCCCTATCGGGAGTCGGCACGCCGCCACCGTCGCCCGCATCCACCATCTCTTCTCGACACGGCTCGGCGAGCGCGCGGTCGTGTGGAGTCAGAGCCCCCTGCTGCTCCGGCAATTCGAATCGGAGCCCCAACCCGACGCGATGCTGCTCGCCCCGCGCGCCGACTTTTACGCCAACGCGCTGCCGGAGCCCGAGCACGTTCGGTTGCTCGTCGAGGTCGCTGACACTTCCCTGGCGTACGACCGCCGGCGGAAGGTTCCGCTCTACGCCCGGGCTGGCATCGGCGAGGTCTGGCTCGTGGACCTGGCCGGCCGGGGGCTGGAGATCCATCGCCGACCAGCCGCTGGCGAATACCAGGACCTCCACTCACCGGGGCGGACCGAGAGGTTCACGTTGCTCGCGTTTCCGGACGTCGCCGTCACGCTCCCCGATCTGATGCGGTGA
- a CDS encoding cbb3-type cytochrome c oxidase subunit I, with product MTPADRRLAVANLIVALVALFGGVTTGLFQALGYAGVEIYSSLAPVIRSHYHSLSIHGVLNALVWTTFFISGFLPFVMSRSLGTALASPTLGWVTFWLMVAGLVLAAVPLVGNAATVMFTFYPPLKAHWAFYIGLTLVVVGTWLVTLNLVLTWRAWRARHPGVRTPLPAFMSLVTFAMWTIASLGLAVEMLLVVIPWSLDLVAGTDALLARTLFWFTGHPIVYFWLLPAYLSWYTLVPRQAGGKLFSDPMARTSFILFLILSTPIGIHHQYTDPGIHQGWKLLHALLTFAVFFPSLLTFFNVVASLETAGRARGGTGWVAWFRKLPWADPSVAAQVLAMVLFAFGGIGGLINASFNVNMIVHNTAYIVGHLHLTVGTAVTLTFMGITYWLIPHLAGRPLWSHRLALGQVWLWFAGMMIFSPALHELGLRGMPRRTMIGQVSYMQPEWQTLLPLVGIGGTLLFVSAVLYFANVLLTAVVSRRVPQPAVEFAEAISGADQAPVFLDRWRPWLALAAVLIAIAYGPTLVRLAATTSFASPGFRVW from the coding sequence GTGACGCCGGCAGACCGGCGGCTGGCCGTCGCCAACCTGATCGTGGCCCTGGTCGCCCTGTTCGGCGGCGTGACGACCGGCCTTTTCCAGGCGCTGGGCTACGCCGGTGTCGAGATCTACTCGTCCCTGGCCCCGGTGATCCGCTCCCACTACCACAGCCTGTCGATCCACGGCGTGCTCAACGCCCTGGTGTGGACCACGTTCTTCATCAGCGGCTTCCTGCCCTTCGTCATGAGCCGGTCGCTGGGGACGGCCCTGGCCAGCCCCACGCTGGGCTGGGTGACCTTCTGGTTGATGGTGGCGGGGCTGGTCCTGGCCGCCGTTCCGCTCGTCGGCAATGCGGCGACGGTGATGTTCACCTTCTACCCGCCCCTCAAGGCGCACTGGGCGTTCTACATCGGCCTCACGCTGGTGGTCGTCGGGACCTGGCTGGTCACGCTGAATCTCGTGCTGACCTGGCGCGCCTGGCGAGCGCGGCACCCTGGGGTCCGGACGCCATTGCCGGCCTTCATGTCGCTCGTCACCTTCGCCATGTGGACGATCGCCTCCCTGGGCCTCGCCGTCGAGATGCTGCTCGTCGTCATCCCGTGGTCGCTGGATCTGGTGGCCGGCACCGACGCGCTGCTGGCCCGGACGCTGTTCTGGTTCACCGGTCACCCGATCGTCTACTTCTGGCTGCTGCCCGCGTACCTGTCCTGGTACACGCTGGTGCCGCGGCAGGCCGGCGGCAAGCTCTTCAGCGACCCGATGGCCCGAACCTCGTTCATCCTGTTCCTGATTCTCTCGACACCGATCGGCATCCATCACCAGTACACGGACCCCGGCATTCACCAGGGATGGAAGCTACTGCACGCCCTGCTCACCTTCGCGGTCTTCTTCCCCAGCTTGCTCACGTTCTTCAACGTCGTGGCCTCGCTGGAGACGGCGGGGCGGGCGCGCGGCGGAACGGGCTGGGTGGCCTGGTTCCGCAAGCTCCCCTGGGCGGACCCCTCCGTGGCCGCGCAGGTCCTCGCCATGGTGCTCTTCGCCTTCGGCGGCATCGGCGGCCTCATCAACGCCTCGTTCAACGTCAACATGATCGTGCACAACACGGCCTACATCGTGGGCCACCTGCATCTCACGGTGGGCACGGCGGTCACCCTCACCTTCATGGGCATCACGTACTGGTTGATCCCGCACCTGGCCGGGCGTCCGCTCTGGAGCCATCGCCTGGCCCTCGGGCAGGTCTGGCTCTGGTTCGCGGGGATGATGATCTTCTCGCCGGCGCTCCACGAGCTGGGGCTCCGTGGGATGCCGCGCCGGACCATGATCGGCCAGGTCTCCTACATGCAGCCCGAGTGGCAGACCCTGCTGCCCCTCGTGGGGATCGGCGGCACCCTTCTCTTCGTGAGCGCGGTGCTCTACTTCGCCAACGTGCTGCTCACGGCAGTGGTCTCCCGCCGCGTCCCGCAGCCAGCCGTGGAGTTCGCGGAGGCCATCTCGGGGGCGGACCAGGCGCCCGTCTTCCTGGATCGCTGGCGGCCATGGCTGGCCCTGGCCGCCGTCCTGATCGCCATCGCCTACGGGCCGACGCTGGTCCGGCTCGCCGCCACCACCTCGTTCGCCTCGCCCGGCTTCCGGGTCTGGTGA
- a CDS encoding cytochrome c oxidase subunit II, translated as MVTRRSTTVYLWELAWILPSFAIPVGMLAALAVAAFGAGINVTGDQGRIDPRRVAEHPLFKEPGVVEIAPGQYEVRMTARIWSFTPNEIRVPAGSTVHFWATSQDLVHGLLIPRHNINVMLLPGQISHAQARFDTPGEYPIICHEYCGIAHHTMAGKIIVEPRR; from the coding sequence ATGGTCACGCGGCGGTCCACGACCGTGTACCTGTGGGAGCTGGCCTGGATCCTTCCGAGCTTCGCCATTCCGGTCGGCATGCTCGCCGCGCTCGCGGTCGCCGCCTTCGGGGCCGGCATCAACGTCACCGGCGACCAGGGCCGGATCGATCCCAGGAGAGTCGCCGAGCACCCGCTCTTCAAGGAGCCAGGCGTCGTCGAGATCGCGCCGGGGCAGTACGAGGTCCGGATGACCGCGCGGATCTGGTCCTTTACGCCCAACGAGATCCGCGTGCCCGCCGGCTCCACCGTCCACTTCTGGGCGACGAGCCAGGACCTGGTGCACGGGCTCCTGATCCCCCGGCACAACATCAACGTGATGCTCCTGCCCGGGCAGATCTCTCACGCGCAGGCGCGCTTCGACACGCCGGGGGAGTACCCGATCATCTGCCACGAATACTGCGGCATCGCGCACCACACGATGGCCGGCAAGATCATCGTCGAGCCGAGACGGTGA
- a CDS encoding MFS transporter — protein sequence MAGGTWASSSGIRLGLRENLPQFSLLVLINAFVGAMVGLERTILPLLGEQEFGLTSKTAITSFIVSFGVTKAVINLVAARMSDRIGRRPILVVGWLLALPVPFLIIYAPAWWWIQVANVLLGANQAMAWSMTVIMKVDLVGPRRRGLALGLNEFAGYVSVGLMSWLTGYLAAVYGLRPEPFYLGIAIAVIGLALSVLFARETQAYTTLEPMAATRSSPVRGLSFGRIFAVTSFRNVGLFAACQAGLVNNLNDGMSWGIYPLFFAAHGLDVARIGVVKAVYPTVWGVLQVVTGPLSDRFGRKSLIAWGMVVQATGIWLTVLMPHYAAWLVGAALQGLGTAMVYPTLLAAITDHAQPAWRASSLGVYRFWRDLGYAVGALLAGAVADFVGFGAAIHIVAVLTLLSGVVVAAVMPQRLA from the coding sequence ATCGCCGGCGGAACCTGGGCCTCGAGTAGCGGGATTCGGCTCGGGCTCCGCGAGAACCTGCCGCAGTTCTCGCTGCTCGTCCTCATCAACGCCTTCGTGGGCGCCATGGTGGGGCTGGAGCGGACGATCCTGCCACTCCTGGGGGAGCAGGAGTTCGGGCTGACCTCGAAGACCGCCATCACGTCGTTCATCGTGAGCTTCGGCGTGACCAAGGCGGTGATCAACCTGGTGGCCGCCCGCATGTCCGACCGTATCGGCCGCCGGCCCATCCTCGTGGTCGGTTGGCTGCTGGCCTTGCCCGTCCCATTCCTCATCATTTACGCGCCCGCCTGGTGGTGGATCCAGGTCGCCAACGTGCTCCTCGGCGCCAACCAGGCCATGGCCTGGTCGATGACCGTGATCATGAAGGTCGATCTGGTCGGCCCGCGCCGGCGCGGACTTGCCCTGGGGCTGAACGAGTTCGCCGGCTACGTCTCCGTCGGCCTGATGTCCTGGCTGACCGGGTACCTTGCTGCGGTGTACGGGCTCCGGCCCGAGCCGTTCTATCTGGGAATCGCCATCGCCGTGATCGGGCTCGCGCTGTCGGTGCTCTTCGCGCGGGAGACGCAGGCCTACACGACGCTGGAGCCGATGGCGGCGACACGGTCATCGCCGGTCCGGGGGCTGTCGTTTGGACGCATCTTCGCGGTCACCAGCTTCCGGAACGTGGGCCTGTTCGCTGCTTGCCAGGCCGGTCTGGTGAACAACCTCAACGACGGCATGTCGTGGGGTATTTACCCGCTCTTCTTTGCCGCCCACGGCCTGGACGTCGCGCGCATCGGTGTTGTCAAGGCCGTCTACCCCACCGTCTGGGGCGTGTTGCAGGTCGTCACTGGTCCGCTCTCCGATCGCTTCGGCCGCAAGAGCCTGATCGCCTGGGGCATGGTGGTTCAGGCAACCGGGATCTGGCTCACTGTCCTCATGCCGCACTATGCGGCGTGGCTCGTGGGCGCGGCTCTCCAGGGTCTGGGGACGGCCATGGTCTACCCCACGCTCCTCGCCGCGATTACCGACCACGCGCAGCCGGCCTGGCGCGCCTCGAGCCTCGGTGTCTATCGCTTCTGGCGCGACCTGGGCTATGCGGTGGGCGCGCTGCTGGCCGGCGCTGTGGCCGATTTCGTCGGCTTCGGGGCCGCCATTCACATCGTCGCCGTTCTGACGTTGCTGTCCGGCGTCGTCGTTGCTGCCGTGATGCCGCAGCGGCTGGCTTGA